Proteins found in one Methanospirillum hungatei JF-1 genomic segment:
- the uvrC gene encoding excinuclease ABC subunit UvrC — protein MVSIDLTTIPEEPGCYQFKDETGTILYVGKAKNLKKRVSSYFQKKSITPRIDILVSLIRDIDVIVTSSEVEALILENNLIKKYQPKYNIDLKDAKSYAFIQISNDPFPRIGIARDRTVKKTGTLYGPFVSAAERDQILKFVKQTFHLRTCKKMTKRACLRSHLGTCAAPCTGKISEPEYQYLVKSADYLLKGKSQDLIYDLRKEMETFAAAEEYEKALVIRDRIAAIENLSERQYVQRQKKSDEHIINYLVSGDTVYLILFHVERGSLTSKEEFVFPETEDFLDEFILQYYSSTKPPNELILPSLPGSGMEEYLTHIRGSHVTLTIPKQGEKKHLLDLAYKNLEVSFFTGKMRLAELGEALHMDTAPEVIECFDISHLRGTGTVASMVSFRDGKPDKRNYRRYKINSAGPSDDYAAMAEVVKRRYSRLLREKSPMPDLIVVDGGPGQLKSAHAILEELSLPIPIISIAKREEEIYIPGRNTPLSIQKKSPASLLIQEIRDEAHRFAITYQKKLRQKSIKE, from the coding sequence ATGGTGAGTATTGATCTTACCACCATCCCTGAAGAACCGGGATGTTACCAATTTAAAGATGAGACAGGGACTATCCTGTACGTCGGGAAAGCGAAGAACCTGAAGAAACGGGTATCAAGTTATTTTCAGAAAAAAAGTATTACGCCCCGTATTGATATTCTTGTCTCTCTCATCAGGGACATCGATGTTATCGTCACCTCATCTGAAGTCGAAGCACTCATTCTTGAAAACAATCTGATAAAAAAATACCAGCCGAAATACAACATCGACCTGAAAGATGCGAAAAGTTACGCATTTATCCAGATATCAAATGATCCTTTTCCCCGAATCGGTATTGCCAGGGACAGAACAGTTAAGAAAACCGGGACGTTATACGGACCATTTGTCTCTGCCGCAGAACGCGATCAGATTCTGAAATTTGTCAAGCAGACATTTCACCTCCGGACCTGTAAAAAGATGACAAAGCGGGCATGTCTCCGTTCTCACCTTGGAACCTGTGCTGCCCCATGTACCGGAAAAATATCAGAACCTGAATATCAATACCTGGTGAAGAGTGCAGATTATCTCCTGAAAGGAAAGAGCCAGGATCTCATCTATGATCTCCGGAAAGAAATGGAAACTTTTGCAGCTGCAGAAGAGTATGAAAAAGCGCTTGTTATCAGAGACCGGATTGCTGCGATTGAGAATCTTTCAGAACGACAGTATGTTCAACGGCAGAAAAAATCTGATGAACATATCATCAATTACCTCGTATCCGGAGATACCGTATACCTCATCCTCTTTCATGTTGAACGCGGATCACTGACCAGTAAAGAAGAGTTTGTTTTCCCGGAAACAGAAGATTTCCTTGATGAATTTATTCTCCAGTATTACTCATCAACAAAACCACCCAACGAACTGATACTCCCCTCACTTCCCGGATCAGGGATGGAGGAATATCTGACACACATCAGGGGAAGCCATGTTACTCTTACTATCCCGAAACAGGGGGAAAAAAAACATCTTCTGGATCTTGCCTATAAAAACCTGGAAGTCTCCTTCTTCACCGGGAAGATGAGACTTGCAGAACTGGGCGAAGCGTTGCACATGGATACAGCTCCGGAGGTCATTGAATGTTTTGACATCTCCCATCTCCGGGGTACCGGAACGGTTGCATCCATGGTCTCATTCAGGGATGGAAAACCGGATAAAAGAAATTATCGACGATATAAAATAAATAGTGCTGGTCCTTCTGATGATTATGCTGCCATGGCTGAAGTGGTGAAGCGGCGATACTCCCGGCTCCTTCGTGAGAAGAGCCCGATGCCTGATCTCATTGTTGTAGACGGGGGACCGGGACAATTAAAATCTGCACATGCCATCCTTGAAGAACTCTCCCTTCCCATACCCATCATATCCATAGCAAAACGTGAAGAGGAGATCTATATTCCAGGAAGAAATACTCCCCTTTCGATACAAAAGAAAAGCCCTGCATCACTCCTCATCCAGGAGATCAGGGATGAGGCACACCGGTTTGCGATTACCTACCAGAAAAAACTCAGACAAAAGAGTATAAAGGAATGA
- the uvrB gene encoding excinuclease ABC subunit UvrB, protein MTEFQLVSNFKPTGSQPDAIRQLVEGFKSGSSFQTLLGVTGSGKTFTMANVIEQLQIPTLVIAHNKTLAAQLYHEFRDFFPNNRVEYFVSYYDYYQPESYIPKKDQYIEKDAQINPKIEMMRLSATASLLSRNDVIVIASVSCIYGLGRPDTYKRMGFDLGVGQKISRREIISRLVDNLYERNEIEIIPGRFRVKGDIIDLVPSYYNNIIRIELFGDEVERITEINRTTGNPVERLRHVYVYPASHYVIDESQKEKALLEIEKELNERLPHLGMLESHRLRQRTMYDIEMIRETGSCKGIENYSRFFDGRKPGEKPYCLLDYFPERFLIFIDESHQTLPQVRAMFHGDRSRKTPLVEYGFRLPSAFDNRPLRFFEFEQYLKNVICVSATPGDYELDHSTQVVEQIIRPTGLVDPVVEVRPIQGQMENIKFEIQRTIERGDRILITTLTKRLAEELTEYLLSHGVKTRYLHSDIDTLERTEIIRELRLGSFDVLVGINLLREGLDIPEVGFIGILDADKEGFLRDARSLIQIIGRAARNSDAFVVLYADTVTGSMQKAIDETERRRALQIEYNTSHGITPKTIQKPVRDQEIDLGKKKKVPKSALPNLIINLESQMRSAAQRLDFEEAIRLRDQLTALRKEME, encoded by the coding sequence ATGACAGAATTTCAACTGGTTTCAAATTTTAAACCTACCGGTTCCCAACCGGATGCCATCAGACAGCTGGTAGAAGGTTTTAAATCTGGATCCTCATTTCAGACCTTACTTGGAGTAACCGGGTCTGGGAAGACATTCACGATGGCAAATGTCATCGAACAACTCCAAATCCCTACCCTTGTCATCGCTCATAATAAAACACTGGCAGCCCAGTTGTACCACGAATTTCGGGATTTTTTTCCGAATAACCGTGTAGAATATTTTGTTTCCTACTATGATTATTACCAGCCTGAGTCATACATACCCAAGAAAGACCAGTATATTGAGAAGGATGCCCAGATAAATCCAAAGATAGAGATGATGCGGCTCTCAGCGACTGCATCTCTTCTGAGCCGGAATGATGTGATTGTTATCGCATCAGTATCCTGTATCTACGGTCTTGGGCGGCCAGATACCTATAAACGAATGGGTTTTGATCTTGGTGTAGGCCAGAAAATTAGCAGGCGGGAGATTATCAGCCGCCTCGTTGACAATCTGTACGAACGAAATGAGATAGAGATCATCCCGGGAAGGTTCAGAGTAAAAGGGGACATTATCGACCTTGTCCCCAGTTATTACAATAACATCATCAGGATTGAACTCTTTGGAGACGAAGTAGAACGAATCACCGAAATAAACAGAACCACCGGAAACCCGGTCGAGCGATTGAGACATGTCTATGTCTATCCTGCCAGTCACTATGTCATTGATGAATCGCAAAAGGAGAAGGCACTTCTTGAGATAGAAAAGGAATTGAATGAGAGACTTCCCCATCTGGGGATGCTTGAATCACACCGGCTCCGTCAGCGGACCATGTATGATATCGAGATGATCCGTGAGACAGGATCATGCAAAGGAATTGAAAATTATTCTCGTTTCTTTGACGGGAGAAAACCCGGAGAGAAACCATATTGTCTTTTGGATTATTTCCCGGAACGGTTTTTAATATTCATTGATGAGAGTCACCAGACACTTCCCCAGGTCAGGGCCATGTTTCACGGTGATCGGTCAAGAAAGACTCCTCTTGTAGAGTATGGATTCAGGCTCCCATCTGCATTTGATAACCGGCCACTTAGGTTTTTCGAGTTTGAACAATACCTGAAGAATGTCATCTGTGTATCTGCAACGCCTGGTGATTATGAACTTGATCATTCAACACAGGTAGTCGAACAGATTATCAGGCCAACCGGACTGGTTGATCCGGTTGTAGAAGTCAGACCAATTCAGGGACAGATGGAGAATATTAAATTCGAGATCCAAAGGACTATCGAACGAGGAGATCGTATCCTGATAACAACCCTGACAAAGCGGCTTGCAGAGGAACTAACCGAATATCTCCTGTCACATGGAGTAAAGACCCGGTATCTCCATTCTGATATTGATACCCTGGAACGAACAGAGATCATACGAGAACTCAGGCTCGGCAGCTTTGATGTTCTGGTCGGAATTAATCTACTTCGTGAGGGGCTTGATATTCCAGAAGTCGGATTTATCGGAATTCTTGATGCTGACAAGGAAGGGTTTTTACGAGATGCGCGTAGTCTCATCCAGATTATCGGGCGTGCGGCACGAAACTCCGATGCTTTTGTTGTCCTGTATGCCGATACGGTTACCGGATCCATGCAAAAGGCAATAGATGAGACTGAGCGGAGACGGGCACTTCAGATTGAATATAATACATCTCATGGAATAACCCCGAAGACCATTCAAAAGCCGGTTCGTGATCAGGAGATTGATCTCGGAAAGAAGAAGAAGGTTCCAAAATCAGCCCTGCCAAATCTCATAATCAATCTGGAGTCGCAGATGAGATCTGCAGCCCAGAGACTTGATTTTGAAGAAGCAATACGACTGAGGGACCAATTAACTGCTCTTAGAAAAGAAATGGAATAG